In Pempheris klunzingeri isolate RE-2024b chromosome 5, fPemKlu1.hap1, whole genome shotgun sequence, the DNA window ACTTagaaaatgtgcttatttgaGTTTCAGGCAGAATTACCATTTGGCGTTCAATTTTAGACGGGGGTCGGGACACATGATTAATGGTCTGGAAAACCAACGATCTGCCATTTGGACACTAGAATGAATTTTTCTGGTCAGAAATTTGGGTCCTCTGTCTTGTAGTTTGAGCTGAGCAACTGTCCGTTTTCCCACATGGCTGCTGTGAAAAGCTGCATTATTAACTGTTGTGATCTTGTTTTAAGATTAGTGGaattattttacatgttgtgtCTGACTGTAACTGTGCTGTGATAGAAACAGCCAGCCATCTTGTCTTTGATATTGTCAACAGATGACACTGATCGAGGCTCTGTGAGCGGCACCTATCGTTGATTGAGAATTGTGtcatttttgtgaaatgtgatttaaaaacttAGAAATATAATAGTACCATTTTGATGAAGTGTCATATCAACCACTGTAAGTATTACCactcatatcatatcatatactatcataaattggtcataaatGAGAATTTCTGAATGAACCTAAATCTGAAAACACTTGCTGGCATGAATCAGATTTAAAGACACTTTGAAACATGCAGGTAGGGAGAGCTGATGACTTTACTGAAAGCTCAAACTAACTTCTTCCAAGCTCTCTGACTTTCTGGAATTTGTAATTCACTTCTCTCCCAAAGTTGTTAAGGACACAGTCTGCACCAGTCTAGTTATGCTAATTATGTCTGTGGTCTTGAAACTGAAGTATGTCATAGAGTTGCACTTTTATGGTAAAAGTACGCAAAATGTGTGTGGTGTCCTTTTGGAGTCCCTGGGTTGGTTCCAAAGGTCATCAAAGGTTTGACTGAGTCTTTTGGGTACTCAAGCATCATCAATCTGTGTCTCAAGTCtggaaaaactaaaatgttacACACCAGCTCATATTCTTGCCTGCAGTGAACCTCAATTAACAGCTTGAAGCCTGTGACCTTACCAGTGGCCTCGAGATGTTCACAGCCGCCCTGCTTCACTGCATTACACAGCTCATCCATATCAGCTCCCAGTCTGTCTGCAGGCCTGACCCTGATCTCTCTTCAGGCAGAATCGCAAAacttaattaatattttcacagttttagcCCATAGGTATTTGACCTGTATTACTTGTGGTTACCCGTATTAGTTACGTGCTCAGTACACCTCCTGTGGTCAATTAATTTCTTACAGAAATAAGCAACGAGGGAAACTCACCCCTCTTGGATCCCTCCATCCAAAGAAGAATGGATGGATAAGAGGCATTTCATCAGACATCTTTATTCGTCATTTCTATTAAAGTCAGTCAGTGTCTTTACTCATGTCTCTGTCTCCGTCAGACAGTTGAGCTGAAGTCTCGGGCCCAGCAGTGTCCGGTCGACGCCTTCACCCAGATGACCAGCTGCTACATctcctgtatgaatgacaaGCTGGTCACCCCCGGCAACTACATCACTGCTGAGGAGTATCATGACAAGAGACTGAGAGCTGTGGGTAAACattgagtgggtgtgtgtgtgtgtgtgtgtgatattacAAGGAATGATGTCTCTTATAGATTGCAATCTGATCTTTTCACTTCAACACACTTAGAAATGACCAATAATGCTTAAAATTATGTTATCTGATTTCTTCTTAAATTTAAGAATCACCTTTGATAGTATAAGAAAGATATTCACTCAGAAAAAAGGCTGATTTTGTCAGTTGTGGAAAAGTTGACAGTGAAGACTTGACAGTGATAATTGATATAacataaaactttattgatctctATGAAATTAAGattacagtaacagtgacacaATAGACAGGACAAGATAAAAAGAAAGGGCAAGGAAACATTCATGTGTGTACTATACATGGTATACATTTAGTGTTAAGAACAATAGATAGAATATGAAGACAAATATTTTGTACAGTGTATAgtatatatttacagtataaacactacacagtaacaataatgataaaacaaaatatacatatataatgtaAAGCGAATAGAATACTGTAATATAGTACATAAAATAAGATATAATGAATAAACAAGTTAATGATAATTATTGcatgcttcctcctcctctgctgtggtgACCTGCTTCCCTTCTCCACCCAGGTGATCCGTCTGCAGTCGTTTGCCCGAGGCTGGCTGGCCCGGCAGGCGGTGGACCGGCTGAAGAGGGAGCGGGAGCGGCGGCTGGCCTGGCTGGAcatgcaggagaggaggaggagggaggagaaggaggagcagctgagagacCGCCGCCAGCGCTGGATGAAcccacagaggagggaggacttCAACCTGCTGTACCAGGCTCTAGAAAGTAGGCTGAAGTGACGGGGGCACTGTGTGTGGGGAGGTCTCACTCTTtttgcagtgatggaggaagtattcagatcctttacttaaataaaagttaaCTTAAAGAAACTGCAGTAACTATACTTTTCTAAATTCTTACATATGAGGACATGAAACCATGTTTGGTATtatgcatgaaaaatgactaaatgagTTATCAAAATATCAACTGTACTTGTAGCTGTACTTGTGTATTGTGTTGGGTCATTTAATTTATAACAAAGCGTCATATTCTATAAACTCTTCAAATGCTTTGTATGCAGAAATCTTAATTTGTAAGATAAGTAGTAACTCGAGCTGCCAGATACATTCAGCACACAGAGTAACAGGAACGGAAGTACGTAAATGTACTTCATTACATTTCACCACTGCTCTGATGTtaagctgtaaaatgttttaactgTGTGTATTCCAGAGTGGAGGtgtgaggaagagcagcagattAAATCATCCCTGCGAGGAGCTGAGAGGAAggcagctctctgctctcttctgGAGCAAGAGACGCAGCTCATCACCGCCATCGGACGCCATCACATTGCCGTCCAGCACAACAACTACGACAAAGCTATCACGAACCTCCTGGACAAGGTCAGAGTTCACTGCTCCCTCGATCCAGACCAAAGCAGTTTTTTATGTCCTGTTAGATATCAACTTTTAAATAATCTTGGTGTCTGCATTACGGCaaaaattagaaattattttGACTGATTAGTAAGTCAttacaggagaaaaacaaaatcaagctcaatcaaagacaaaaagacagagtAGGTGTGTCAAGAAAGCACAACAGAAGTTCACAGTAATATATTTAACTATACACAATAGCAGAAATTAGTAGTGGGAGTAGAAAAGTACAACTTGGAGGAGTACTGGCAGTAGTAGAAGGCGTAAGAATAGGAGCAGTAGTAGCAGGAGGAGCGTattagtagcagcagtagctgTCCTGAAGCCTcccctgctttattgtctatttcaCTCTAAATGTGGGCAaatttattaaatgaacatGTTGCTGTATTGAGGAAACCTTGAAACTAGTGATTGAGACCATTCATTCATTAGGAATGTTTTTACTGAGGGATAGTAGAtgtactagtagtagtagtagtagtagtagtagtagtactaggGTTGTGAATGATAATACTATCATTTGCATTAGTAGTAAAAGTAATGTCAGCAACAGCAGTATTTATATTGTCAGGTGTAGCAGTGTTGGTAAACTCCAGCAGCTTTATCAGCAGTGGTGTTAGTAGTTCCTTCAGCAGTGGCACTCACTGTGcgctgctgtgtttcagtccGCGGCTGCTCATCGGTGGCTAGGAGCAGACGGTCGACTGATCGAGATGGACAGTCAACACACCATCAGAGCCAGAGAGCTGCAAGATCTGTACAACAGCATCAACCTGACACCTGTCAGCCAGGAGCAGAGACTCCACACCCTCatgacactcaaacacactgtcaaggtaccacacacacacacacacactgccgtCCCACAAACAGCAGTACAGGtaaatatttacagtttgtaaatatataaaatatttaaataaatatttacagcttGTAAATATTTACAGCTTGTGAGCGCACACATTTAACATGAATGGTGCAGGGTCAGTGTATGAACATGTCTGTGCTTGGTGAAACAGTGTATTCTTAAGTTAACCAGCTATTATGAGGAGTTTGATTCACTTTCTTAACATTAGTGACACCTTATTGACTTTGTGTACTGGGTCCAATTCAGCATTGTGCACACTTCCCTGCACTCTGTCTCTATGCATTTTATTGGAAAGTGTAAAAATTCTTGATGAAAACGTTTAAACAGCACTCCAAGTCCCATGGACACATAGGAGTTTATAATGCCCTGTTCGTAATCAGAATACTATAAATCTGGTTTTATATGAGCGtatctgttgttgtttgtatttctaaaagtttttttcctcattggGCAGGAACATAAGTGTCAGCTGACCCAGGACATCGTGGATTTGATTGACAGGGAGGTGGACCTGGTGACTCGGGGGATTAAGGCAGCCAAACTGGAGGGGCTGAGGAAGAGGATCTCCACTCTGTTCCTCCAGTACATCAAAACACCAATGTTTAACCCTAAGATGGCCAAGCTACTGAAGGTGAGCAAAGGGCCCTGCTGGTCTAACATCATATGCTTGGGCACCATTGGATATTAACTGTATATGAATATCTTCATGTAATCTAAACTCGACCCCAGGTTCCCCAGAATCCCTCCCAGCTGAAGAACAACATGCTCCTCTGCCAGGGCTGTCAGCGCTACCTACACTCCACTTACTTCAGCCCGTCCGCCAGCACCCATCTAAACAGTCGGTGCCGGGACTGCACTGGACTCGACAACATAGCGAGATCCCGCAATGACAACTCTTGCTATAAAAACatcctgaggaggctgagagcTGACGAGCTGCGGCTCAACGAGGAGGCCAAGATTCCCTTCCTGCTGCAGGTGCACTGCTTTCATTATGCGTATTTGTCAGTTTGATTGCTTCCGCTCTTTTACCTCGAGAGCCTCGAGAGgattctgtctgttttcctgcaCAGTTGGCTGTGATATTTAAAGTGCTGATACCCCAACCCTGACGTCTACACGTGTGTCCTCACAGGTGGAGGATGTGCGGTACCTGGTGAAGGTAGTCTGGTCGTCCTGCTCAGCCCTCAATGCCAGCAGCGACCTCTACAACCTTGTGTTTGTCCGCTGGGAGCGTAAGAGGGACTGGAGCCCCTGGAACTGCATCCTGCTGTCCAAAGAAGAGACTTCAGctcacctggaggaggaggacgtctACAAGGTCTGCCCACATAAACATTTTTACTCACATCATACATGTGGACTCCATCTCCACCAACTATCTAATCTGTATTTAAACAATGGCATCTGATCACTGACCTACGCATTGCCATCTGGTATTAATGAATGTTCTTATCTGCCTGCATGGAATCAAGGAAAAGATTTATTGTGGCCTAGAAACTTTTGAATGAAAGCCAATTATAGTTTGTGACCTTAAAAATACTCTTAGATTGTATAGTATCTCTTAATACTTAAAAAAACTAGCCCCTTTTAATGGTCAGTCCCCGTAAGGACCAGAGTCTAAATGTTGTTCCTGGGGGGGAGGGTTCATTTAGAACATGTTTTCCCCAAACTGTTGTGATTTTCTTCTCATGCCGGTCAGTCTGCCACTTTGTTCAgtcttctttctgtttgtgtggtcaaacagtgaaaaaaccAGCTGGCAAATGTTTGACTCCAGCTGTTACTCAAGCTGAgcctctctcctgtgtgtgtgtgtgtgtgtgtgtgtgtgtgtgtgtgtgtgtgcatgtgtgtgtgtttgtgtgtgttttttgtgcattCAGGCGTATGAGGCACCGTTCATCTGCAGGAtcgaacacaaacacatgctggcCCGGCGCCACTTCAGGCAGATCTCCGTCATGGCTGAGTATCTCGACTACCAGCCGGATGCTGCGCTGGACAACCAGTTTGTATCGAAGcccatcaccatgacaacaggcAAGCACGCCACCGACACCACACCGAGCTCAACTCATTAAGAAAACACCCCatggctttctttcctctgtcactgttgcctctgtcactttttaaaacattttgtctgaaaTCTCAAATAAAGATCATGATGGTTTTACTCCCGGTTTTGACTCGCATAAATTCATTTCAGTTTGGGTATTTTTACTAAATTAGGATGTATTGACCTTTACACACTGCTGAAAGCCCAAGGTCTGGCTTTCAGAAATAATTATAAGGCTAAAATAATCCTGAAGTTACACACTTCCCCTTTAAGTGCTGCTTTGGAGAACTTGTGtaacatttcagtgtttgagagttcagtgacagactgaggGAAGACGCACACCTGTCGGGGTGAGGTGCTGACTGACTCGCTTGCcgacataaaacacaaattttaaaaaagggaaagtCATGCACAGTTTGGAGCTGCAGTCTGAACCACTTCTGTGattctgaccaatcagagcttttGATACTTAAAGTACACTGTGCCGATAATACTTTCAGGACTTTACTTTTACATTGTGATATTGGTATTGGTAATATAAGTGATTAAAATTAACCACTGTAAAAGTCAAGCAACACAATCAAACAACATTGGTGGGTGAAATATTTAAGGAACTTCGACCAAATCCACAATTAAATTCACGATTAAAATATTTCCAGCAAATCCACGTCCTGACCCTACTGTTATATTTCAGGGAAAATAATACTCCTGCATTTAGATAATAAGCATTAGCCatgggtcagaggtcacaaaTAGAGTTAGCAACTGTTTAATGTCTCTCAGGACTTTAAGATAAGGAGTTAAAGTATGCTTCAACTATACATTGTTCTTGGGTTGACTTCAAGAAACTCAGGTTTGCTTTGTTCTGTTTCAGCAAAGAGGACAACAAATCACACCGTACCCTacatttttcctctcagttttcATTCTCGCCTCCTGTGACTAATGAGCAGTAAAGCTCATTAAATGAGGCTTTAATGGCAGGGACGCATGCAGATGCTTTCACACCCACAGAGAGCCAGAGGTGTCAGTGAGCTGAGGTGTACGGCTCTTATTATCACAAGATAAtcctcactgtctgtctgtctgttgacgTTTCTCTTATTGTCATGCCTCACGCATGGTAAATATTGGTTTAGTCTGATTTCCATAATGTTCAATAAGTTATGACCACACTGAGGATTTTTCTCACTCAAATGGTGTCTGAATACCTCTGGTGTACTTATGTAATGCACCCAGGTCGTACCCACCTAAAACCCACTGAACTTTAAACTTCAGTGACGTGTCAGGGGTGCGATTCAATATGATTTGATTCAACACAATGCAAATCAACCCAGTATGAGGCGATGCAAAATAGGTTTCTATGCAATTCAGTATGGTAAAGAGCGTTTTATCTAATTTAGTTGGttatatttgatttatatttcattaacatttaaacactaaacactaaCTAACATTAACACAACAActaaaaagtgacatttttatgttgcatttttCCTTGGAGCTGTTATGCTGTTTCTCTGTGACCTCTAGAAAAACCTTTTACGAACAGGCCTTTCAACAAGTCCTTTATAATgtcaaaaaatacaaagaaagtaAATTCAAATGTAGAAAAAGTAAACTATTATTGGCAAAAGCACGAATCACCTAATTTTAGAAACCATTTGCGTACATTATTGTGCACATATTTATTCATAGATGAGACCTAAATCTTTAATTTGCTGCTGGTTATAATATTCAAACATACATTTTCCAGAGTGAAAAGTAGTCAAAGCAACCCCGGTCTCTCCTACAGTCAACTAGTCAGTGAACACAGCAAAAACTTTAGATTTATTCTTCTCCTATCGTGCCTCACGTTAATGGATCATAACATGTCTGGTAGATAATTAGATGATCCATTTCAAAATGACACCGAACTTCTATGAATGTCATCTTTAAGCTACAGATGGACAGATACAAGCAGGCACACACGCAGACATTCAAATAATTTTGCCCTTGCTTTAGGTACATTTTAATAAGCTGTGGTCAAATGAACTCAAAAGTGTTTTAAAGAAACACCAGTATCCTATAACAATGACCCTCTGCAGTAACCTAAATGGTTTCTCGATCTTGCATGTTATTATTTAACATACCCAGAACTTGATTTCTTGGAGAATACCTGCTGGTGCTTACGCCAAAAGTGTAAGGTTCTGAAggtagtacttttacttgctGTGGAgtatttatacttttacttgaaGGATCTGATTACTACCATCACTGCATAAATACACACGCCAAAACGAACGGAAATAGGAAGGAAGTATACTAAAAAAACAATTCAGATACTGAATAGGTGAAAAACTCAGTTTGGATCTTACCTACTTTCATTTCCACATAACCTGAAGCTGAGGCGTGAGtgtaatgttaatgttagcATTAGTGGTGTGGCGTGCCGGACAGGTTATTATGAGCGCCGCTGTCCTCCGCACGTGCTCAGTAATCTTTTCATTTCCCTGTCAGCACCAAGTGTTCTCAGGGTGCTTTTAACCAATCACGGTCAATCATTTAGTTGACTGTGAGCATTTCTCTATCGCCTATCAATAATttaatctgtctgtgtgctctgagcacacacacacacacacacacacacacactgtcacacacagcttcacagtTCCTGTGGTGATGTGGCGGAGAATCAACTGAGAAAGGCACAGCAGCAAGAAAAGAAGATGAGTACAGGTTACTGGGAAACCATGaggttcattcattcattcatgcattgAGTCATTTATTCAGTTAAATGTTCAATCATGTATTAATTCATGTATTTGTTccttaattaattcattaatttctACAGTCAATCAGttatacattcattcattcagcatgtcagtcagtgtgtcattctttcagtgtgttcattcactcatacatacattcataaaATCTGTCAGTCACTTACAAtcattcaatcattcattcattcaacgTGAGTCATTTATACAATTATGTGCTCATTCGTTCATTCAACAAGTATATGGTTCCAAGTATATTGGAAAGTGGCGCTTTTAGTCAGTggagctctgtctgtctgtgtgcaacATAAACTTTATACACCCACCAGCGGTTCCTCAAATAAAATTaggaaatgtaattaaatatttgaCTTTACGTACATTGGCCTGAGAGTGACATGAAACTGACATTCTTGATATTTCCACACATCTCGCGTAACCCTCGTAGCGTCGAACCAGTTTGTCGAGTTGAGATGCCGCCCCCCTGACACCCAGCTCAACCTGCCTTACCTGTTTGTGCTGCCCACAGCGttgaaaataatctaaaattcAACAGCAACGTGTCTTTTCAGACACAGTGTCCCATTTGCTCTGGAGAATCCGCAGAACAAACTGGTCACAGTGTCACATATTTCTCCAGGGTAATAATCCGGGGTCACGGGGACTCTGCGCCTGAAAAGAGATGCTGCTGTTCaagtttttaaatgtcacatttgaaaGCCGTGAGCAGCACAAACTAAATTCAATTTCTCAATTTCTCATTGACTAGCATATCAAAGCCCAAACagcccaggtgtgtgtgtgtgtgtgtgtgtgtgtgtgtgtgtgtgtgtttgtgtgcatctgcaGGAGTCAGGCCTGTCTTTGTGGGTGGCCGAGCTGATGACGCCTCTGGGTGATTTGCTAACCCTTGGCCACGATTGCTGTCGCCTGCATCATCGTCACCACGGTAACAGAGGTGGCCAGCGATGCTGCCATCATCACCATTTTCCTccccatcctctctcctctggtAGGTTCACACTGTTTTACACTGCTGGGCACAGGCTGTGTTTTTTGGGTTCGAACACCTTCAGTTCAGCTCATCAACAGTGGAGTTTCTAATCTCATGATTTGGTCGTTGTGTAAGAGAAGTGAAGTAAGAAGTGAAAATGACTTCTCAGCCTTGATGATTATACCTATCACAGTGtgattgctttattttttttaatataaataacaCATAACACTTTTTCTATACCTCAATGGTAAAAGTCCTGGAAACCGAGGAGCTGAAGATTGACCTTCAGAAAGCCGAAGCCATGAATGACCATGAGATGAGCAGAGAGAAACTGGTCTGCCCCCTTGACGGAGACAAAAAGGAAGCATTCAGTTGAAAGGCAGATGCTTGTCACACAGGTCAACGTAGCCAAACAGGAGCTGGAAGATCTCAAGCAGCAGCTCGAGGAAGAAAAACACGTGAGGATGCAGACAGAAAagctggaggcagcagagacTCCTTTCAAGAAACTGTCAACTGTCATCATGAGGTCCTGGAGCTGCAGCAAACTGTCCACAAAAAGCCAGACTTGAGGAACCAGGCAGGCTGAAAAACTCATGGACTTAAAGATCAAAGAGGCCTATTGTAAAGAGCTCAGCCGACAGCTCCAGAAAGAGAAGAGACTGAGGCAGGGGCCGTTAAGATCGGGGAGAGTTTCCCTTTTTTCACTGACAAGCTAGCGAACAGAACGAGAGGAGCTGCGGCGGCGGCGGCCAGTTTTCTCCTCACTACCGTTGGAACAATGTTTGTCTGGcagtgtgtgctcatgtgttgtGGGGGGGACTTTGGATTTGGAGGGAGGCCTAAAGGGGAGGTGGTGGGATTTTCTcggttggatactttcaaagtCTAGCTACTTTTGCTATAGTCTTTCCCAGCATTACAAACCCTGTCTCTAAAATCGAACACACAGAACCGAAAAACGTCATGGaatattaaaacaaatgtgacaCCTTTTTGTTTCCTTGTTCACTTCACTTGTTCCCTCTTTACTGCTTCATTTcatccctttctttctctcttctcccttttaGTCTCATTTGCCATCTTATTGAGTCAGCATAGAGACTTTGTACCGGAGACAAGAGAGCTACAAGCAACAGGCGAATAAAAAATTAACATAGGGTTAAATGCAaaactttcatttttcagtaagttaaatattttctggttttatttagtggtgacagtgtgtgatCCACCTTAACGTAGCTAACTGACATCAGTGACTGGCAAATGTtagcagttgtgtgtgtgtgtgtgtgcaatgtgaGGACCAGCCTGGGTGCATGGTAACGGTGTAAACGTGTTATGGTATTTCATTGATTTTGagcaaagtacagagaaaaTCAGCTTAATGAACACAAGTTCATTTCATCCCAATTAACCTTTAACTGTCAACAATACATTGGACCACTGAATGctaccatttaccattaccaAGTGTCATTCTATGTGTAGAACATGACAAAGTACTACCTACTCTAGGACCTACTCTACATGGCCAAAACCCAACAAGCCTGGAGCTCTTGGAACTGACCAAAGTGAGAAATGAAGCAGTTTTAACGCTCTGTTCCTTCAATATGGGtacaacattacacacacacacacacacacacacacacacacacacacacacacatacaggttgTGTGTCCAGCTGTTGTTGTGTCTGTATGTAGGCTAACAGCTCCTCTGTAAACTCTCTTTATATCTAAACCTCTAGTTAGAAtacaccacagagacactgcCCTCTAGTGACCCCAGTGTCTCTCAGTGACAGCCTCTGAATACATTTCCAGTAAGATTGTAAAACATCTGACTAAAACCAGTGGTTATACTATAGTCCTGCAATAAATGATTCCTTCACGATGGTTCAAAATACTCGAAATACGTTTTAAAAGGATATTATGATGAAATaagttttagaaaaaaatagaaactgaTATTTTATATAACGTACATGTAGGATACACAGTATATGTTACATCTGTACTAATATATCCATGTCTACATAAATGAGTagatatgtacatgtgtgtccCTCCGTACTTTACAGGTACATCCACTGTTCCTTTACAATAGCAGCAAATACATAGATagcatcatttaaaaacacagaacaacacagtcTAGTGAGCTTTCTTCTAACttcagagagaggggaaaaagaaaaaggtgtcCCCGTGtatacaaacagacagacacaaatgttTTGCTATGTATTGATATTGATAAACTCCTTATTGATATTACCTTGTATCCTTTCATCTGAGGCctatttctttaaatgtttttctgttccaGCTCTCTGGATGCCTGCCAGCTAAACACATGTTGCTTCCTTTTCCAGTCAAAGATTGTCTATTCGGGAAGAGGTATCACACGGTGGCTTAAAAATGGTCCTCTCCTGCAGAAGCAGGCACTCATGATCTAAAATATGATTCAGAGGATCTAACATTCTGGAGAAAGCACTTGAATTATGTGATTTTACAGAAatcatttgttattttgtcatcTGTACATGCAGCACAGGAATCTATGCAAGACAATTATTGTAAGACACAGCCAATTCAAAATATAACCTATATCTAATCTATCATGTAGAATCTAGAACTTATGAAAGTATTTATATGATTAATTTAAGAACTTTACAATGATATTTGTACCATAGTTTGGCTTAAAAGACACGTTTATCAATCACAGGGGACAGGAAACTCTTTCAGCACTCATTATCTTTACACTGAGGGTCTATGGTGAAGGTGTTGTGTGGCTACTGTGCAGATTGTAAAACTATTTGGAGGAAATTTGTGACTTGGCTGTATAAACAAAGTTCATAAATTGCTTTTTGCCGTATTTGTTCTGGCTCATGTTTTCCCTTCAAAACGCCAAAGACAAATTATGTACAATGTGCATTTGCGCTTGTCTACTGAATTTTATCCAGTATACATGCATGCTTAGTTTCCTGTGAATCCGTTATGTATATGCACATCACTTGAATGCAACTCCGCCACAGTACAAACCACTATGGAGAGATAACTAATGAGTATAAATACAGTTGACGGACATAGCAGAAGAAATCCCAGCCATTAATAGTGTTTAAAATTTGGTTTGAtatgatgactttttttttttattattggtattgataataaagaaaagtcaaaatggGGAAAACATCTAGCTGGACTGTTATATTTACACTTTGGATTTGAAgtttaaacaaattaaatatagGCTAacagtttttaatttaaatatacaaCCTTTAGTATGATAAAAGTACATAGATAtggaaatacattaaaatacacatattgCAATTAACATACACCAAAGATAAGATTTGCTTTTAGCCAGCACTTAACCTCTATTGTAAAGATTCTATATCTgaaattaatttgatttcagTCGATAATGTGCTCCAGAGCTGACAGCCCTTTATGGAGAAATCTTAATGTCCAAATTTAGATTCAGAATAATGAAACCAGGCTGTAATTGGCGGCCATGAGCTTCCATACATGGTGGTTGGGCTGAGTTTGGTGCTTCCT includes these proteins:
- the iqub gene encoding IQ motif and ubiquitin-like domain-containing protein, whose product is MSERGEDEEQEVKADEEDNTETNPQAGGGTAEQPPEDDREPGSDGEEARADSPSSDALETVEDAETQADLPDDAKQFREPQRKEDVENSTATVKVVLVPEGHVMTVAFTIGLRIQELKRHLASELRVPAEVLQISLDGKVVEEQQSLMELGVRPHSSTRMEMSSTDPTTHPLRPLRPPEHDNMPDVITVRVQTDEGVFQEVVVEIERPPQQKPFLGGYRHRLTEVEYHHAAAQTLPRKRPDRGVSIFSCSTQTVELKSRAQQCPVDAFTQMTSCYISCMNDKLVTPGNYITAEEYHDKRLRAVIRLQSFARGWLARQAVDRLKRERERRLAWLDMQERRRREEKEEQLRDRRQRWMNPQRREDFNLLYQALEKWRCEEEQQIKSSLRGAERKAALCSLLEQETQLITAIGRHHIAVQHNNYDKAITNLLDKSAAAHRWLGADGRLIEMDSQHTIRARELQDLYNSINLTPVSQEQRLHTLMTLKHTVKEHKCQLTQDIVDLIDREVDLVTRGIKAAKLEGLRKRISTLFLQYIKTPMFNPKMAKLLKVPQNPSQLKNNMLLCQGCQRYLHSTYFSPSASTHLNSRCRDCTGLDNIARSRNDNSCYKNILRRLRADELRLNEEAKIPFLLQVEDVRYLVKVVWSSCSALNASSDLYNLVFVRWERKRDWSPWNCILLSKEETSAHLEEEDVYKAYEAPFICRIEHKHMLARRHFRQISVMAEYLDYQPDAALDNQFVSKPITMTTGKHATDTTPSSTH